One Helianthus annuus cultivar XRQ/B chromosome 12, HanXRQr2.0-SUNRISE, whole genome shotgun sequence genomic region harbors:
- the LOC118485107 gene encoding abl interactor homolog: protein MGFNPLGPEDHFPGDNAMDVDEDTDPSMPPSGTPNHPIEISDGSPFVGSPYNGPDSFEERFRQHDWVFTPSYHNSPLHQPQHSSPLYPQQQQPQQQQNPSEDSRLVAVTPPPPPPPVLPPPPPRRRRTNARISARGGIRIGTPPHSGSSQYSPLHEEPEMGESSHPVSEVTSAPIAPPPPQDFGNPIPAYTSAAAYNPFEQTFPPGYNFTEDPYWVAANYNSLNPEAAAASSTTALSATTAGTDDVAATSSRNPSRDK from the exons atgggttttaacccactcggaccAGAAGACCATTTTCCTGGTGACAATGCGATGGACGTCGATGAAGATACCGATCCCTCAATGCCACCATCTGGAACTCCGAACCACCCtatcgagatttctgatgggtcacCTTTCGTGGGATCACCATACAATGGTCCCGACAGCTTTGAGGAGAGATTCAGGCAGCATGACTGGGTAtttacccctagttaccataactctccccTGCACCAGCCGCAACACAGCTCTCCCTTGTACCCCCAGCAACaacagccacaacagcagcagaatccttctgaggattcccGACTTGTCGCGGTCactccaccgccgccaccacctccggttttgcctcctccgcctccgaGGCGAAGACGAACGAACGCACGAATTTCCGCACGAGGGGGAAtacgcatcggcacccctccacattcaggtagcagccaATACTCGCCACTTCACGAAGaaccagagatgggagaatcttcaCATCCCGTCTCAGAAGTAACTTCTGCACCAatcgcgccaccaccaccacaggacTTCGGgaacccaatccctgcttataCTAGCGCGGCAGCATATAATCCCTTCGAGCAGACATTTCCCCCAGGTTATAACTTTACAGAGGATCCCTACTGGGTAGCTGCAAACTACAACTCTCTCAATCCGGAAG cagccgcagcctcctcaaccaccgcatTATCCGCTACCACCGCCGGCACCGATGATGTCGCCGCcacaagttcaagaaatccttcaaGGGATAAATGA